A region of the Apium graveolens cultivar Ventura chromosome 6, ASM990537v1, whole genome shotgun sequence genome:
ATTGATCGTTCATAACTTTGTGCTGTTGCCAATAGTTGATTCTCGTGTTAGGTTATTATGGCTTTTGAAATTCATTAATGCCCATATGTTTTTATCCGTTTTTTCGAAGAATTCGAATTCTGAATTTACGGATTATTGGACTTTGATTTGTATAAAAACTATTGTGATTAGCTTGCTAAGTGTTTGATTAAAGTACCCACAGAAGTAAGAACTGTTCCCTTTATTTTTACCCTTGGCAACTGCCTTTGATCTTTACCTAGGTTGTAGATGGTATGATATGATGCTCGATATCGACTTTGTGGTCAATATCACTTTACTTCCATCCGGAAATGGCTGCAAGGGTTTTGTGGTTTTAACTGGAAGCAGGTTGAAGGTTGAAATGTTTACGCTCTGCAATAATATCGTTTAGTTTATCATTTTGTATTCTAGTTTAATATACCACGTATTGGTCGGTTCGAAAAGTTGGATGTGTTTGTATTAGTCTGCACAACAGCTAAATGCTAAGGTGCTTTAGTTTTTATATTTGGTCAAAAAACCATGATCCTGGCATTTAGTGATGCCGGATTACATGCAGCTTTGTCGTCCCCCTTGCAGCTATGTAAATTAGTACATAAAAAGTATCACAAACTGACACTCATCTGTATGCTGATTATTGAGTAACCGCTCTTTGATGAAATACAATCCAGTTTACTTTTATATCTTTTAAGCTCTTCGTAGCTGATATCCAATATGTTGTAATTTTAAGTTGAGCTATATCCGATACTATTAACTTTGGTGTTTGTATAACAAAATCTGGTCTTTTATGTAATTAGATTTTCATAATGGATATGACTTTGAGCATTTAATAAACGGCAGATGGATTTTGGCTCTAATAATAGCCAATGGTCTGTTTATTTTTTTGTGATAACAAAATTCTTTCTTTTTTGTCAAATCTATCAGATGGCATTAAAGGAGAGTTTAGATAAGTTCAAGAAGCAGCAAGAGATGTGCCAGACAACCCTTAGCAGCATAAAAGCAAATTCAAAGCCAACTCCGAGAGTCACACCTTATAACCCCGCAAATGCAAAGTCCGCTGCCCCTGCAGTAAAATTTTCAAGTGATACAGAAAGACTCACACACATTAACAGCATAAGGAAAGCCCCTGTAGGGGCTCAGATAAAGCGTGTTATAAACTTGCTACTTGAGGTACGTAGATCTCAGCTCTACTTCTATTTTTCTTGATCTATTACAGATGTTTATACCGCTTTGACATATTCATGGCATTTGGGAATTGGGAGAAACTATGATGTCACCGTTCTGGTTTGCAAGAGATTATTGGACTTTGAATTACACAGTCTGTGTTATGATAAGGAAATACCGAGATAGTATAGGTACAAGTATTGAAATACCCTTTATTAAGTTCCTTGTAGTTGCTATTTATGGATAGTTATGTTACCTCTATGGTTTGTATGGACATTTTTTCCTTAGTGGAGGGGGATAATGTGAATAGCCATAACTGAGAAGAGATTAAGGGTAATAATCATGTACACTTACCTATATTACATAGATAAAGTCTATTGCAAATATACATGATTATGTAAGTTTTCAACAACTTATTTCTATGTTATTTAGTGAGACTTCCCCTCTTCTACTCAATATTTAGGATGTGGTTCTTGACTTGTTTCCCGTTTTAGAATTTCTGCAGCTGTTGTGGTATAATTTTCAAGGATCTACAAGAATTGCAGGGAACTGGACTATGTACAATTGTGTTCTAGTCAGGAATTTGTTTATGTACATTTTCCAGTTCATGAATTTTCTTCATGTCTCCAGACAAGGCAAGCCTTTACAGCGGAGCAAATAAATGAAGCATGTTATGTTGATGTGAAGTCCAACAAGGCTGTATTTGACAGTTTGAGTAACAATTTAAAAGTTTATTATGATGGAAGGCGCTTCTCTTACAAGGTAATATTATCTTGAAAAGTTTTTTTTGTTGAGCTTTGGTTTTTTTTTTGCACAAGTACTTTGGGTTTTTTTAGCTCTTCATCAATTTGCCTTGAAAAATAGAAATACATATATATCAAAAAAGCTGATTTTATAAGCTATTCGCCTATTTATTATTTAGCTTTGAAAAagagaaatatatatatatgtatgtatatatatatttgatttgtATGTATCTTTGCGCTCATTACATGATTTGCCCATGCTTACAGTCCAAGCATGATCTAAAGGATAAGAGTCAACTTCTTAAGCTAATACGGAAGTTTCCCGAGGGTATAGCTGTAATTGATCTCAAGGATGCATACCCATCAGTTATGGATGATTTACAGGTAAATCTATATTTTAGTTCGAATTTGATTTGATCTGATGTAAATTTTAATAAGGTAgtgaatttaaattcaaattaaGTAGTTAGAGTTATATTTCATATTTCTTGGATTTATGGAGTCAAATAGGTGAATAACCAAAAAGAAAATTTTTGGGTTAAACTGTTACTTTGGTATTAAATCTATTGATTTGTGACATCAATTTTAAATGCTAGTAGTATGGTCGTTATTTCGGATCACTATTTTTATTCTTTTAATGTTTTTTGGAGAGCCCTATAAGtgtatttcttatttatttttttgtacCTTCCTCTTTGGTTTACTTAGGCTCTGAAAGCTGCTGGGGAAATCTGGCTGCTGTCAAACTTCGATTCACAGGAAGATATAGCATACCCGAACGATCCCAGGGTACCTATAAAGGTTGATGATGATCTAAAACAGCTATTTAGGGGCATTGAATTACCAAGGGATATGATCGACATTGAAAAGGATCTCCAGAAGAATGGGATGAAACCAGCTACAAACACTGCAAAGAGGAGAGCCCAAGCACAGGTTCACGGCATCTCCAACAAGCCCAAgcaaaagaagaagaaacatgAAATTAGCAAGAGAACCAAGTTGACAAACTCTCATCTTCCGGAGTTGTTCAAAAATCTCAGCTGATAATAGTCTATCAAGATGTCATCATGCTGTTGGTTCAGCTGTCAAGTTTCTTTTATATCCGGATATAGAGGGCTATGATTACCAAACAAATATTGTGCTTCATCTAGACAATTAATATACTGCACAAGTCTTAAAAGTTCATCTTCACTAACCTGTGTTGTGCATCCTGAAAGACAGACAAATCACTTGTCATCTGAGTATGCCCTTAAATACTTTGAAAAGGGTTAATATTTGTCTGGCCTTTGTTCTGATTGAATTCTTAAATCACGATTATTGAGTATTCTGTATAATATTTTGTTTATTTTGATTCATTAAAAATCATGGAACTATCAAAGAAATCTGATTATCTGAAGGAGCAAATTATGTGTTAGTCAACATCTTTCTGATGGTTTATTTTTGTGCACCCATAGAAGCGCTGACACTCAACTGAACTCGAGTATTGAAAATATGTGTTTTCAGTGCAACAGAATTCTTGGTTATGCGCGGGTTTGGAATATAAGTGAGGTCATGGAACTTGTTGCCTGTTTACAAAAGGGATTTTAATCTAAGGAGGCCACACCACTTGTTGCCCGTTTACAAGGTAGATTAGCTGAAATTACCTCTTTATGAGTCTTTTTAGAGTGAGTACGTATGAAATTATCATGACATTACTTAAAATGGCCGGATTGAAAGTACCTAAGCGCCCGTATGTTTTTTTAAAGAGGGTTCTGAAGCAGAGTTTCATACTCTGTAGAACCATGAATCACACAGAAAGAAATTGGAAGTGGAGTTTCTATCTCTTAAATTCTTTATGCAAAAGTATTCACCTCAAAAAGAAGCTATCACTGAAATCTTCTTTCCTTGTGTCATCTGATACAAATAATGGACTAGAAATTAGGTATGTTGGGGATGATAACCATCCTAATTACAAGGCGCCAATCTTATAGTAGATTACAAGGATCTTTTATCCTAGTCCACCCATTTGACCTAGCACGGAAATGCAATCCCTGCATTTGTGGTATGTTTTGAGATTTGGTTTTTAAGCTTTTTGTTTATGGCGTGTCTTGCTTGGTTTTTTCAGTAGCTCAAGGTTCTTTTGAGGAACTTGTTGTCCCGAAAAATCATCAAGATTCCGCATTACCTCATTCTGGATCACAAATTCAAATTATATACATTTCGTATGCACATGCAGGTACACATATAAATTAATATTCGCGTTGGAACAGAAAGTAGCAATTTCGACAAGTCTACTTGTAAATGTCAACACTCTCAGTTTTTTCCTATTTTATAAAGTTACCAGGTAGTTGCATATATATTCTGAATTTATGCAGATGGTGTTTGCGATGGACTTTGAGATAAAGGTAGATATGCTTGCTATTTTTAAACAAAGAAGAGGCTGGAAAAGCATATATAAGACTATCATTCATACTGTAATTTCATTATAATTGCTACCACAAAGAAAATATATCAAGGTATTAAACATTTTGCGTTGCTTGTGCAGCTGTATTAAATTGGCACATACTCTTGTCTCGAAATTGTCATCTTATTGCAGGTTTAATTTTTATTGTGGGAGGTTAGGAATATACCTATCTGGTATTCATGCGATTCTGGTCATGTGAGGATTCCTTTGTTTGTATCATGTAGACTGAGAAttaatcatttcttcttcttttttttcccATTGCTTGCTATTTGTGGACTTAACTGCAGCTGAGCTCTTTTATATATTAATAAGAAGTATCAGATTCCGAGGATGCAAGGAGCTTAACATATCTCATTAACCTTTTCTTTTTGGTATCTAACATATATTTTCTTTCCGTAACCACTTTACACTTTCTGGTCTGTAGCCTCTCTGTTTTGGCAAGTCTGGTGCTGGTCCGTATTGAAAATGcaaaatttttattattttctctATGAAATTACCAGCTAGACTAGGAGGATACTGCAAGTTTAATCTTTATACTTGACCAAAATATAAATTTACTCGATGACTTCTATAGGTGACTGacttcatatatatatttttctcaTACTTCTAAGCAATTGATTACCTCGATCTTTCCGTCCTCTCGTTTACTTCCAGATTATGGGAAGCAGATATGTAATGTAAATTGCAGTTAGTTATTTTGAACATCATTTCTATCAGTTGTTCTGCAGGTCCAGTGGGCGCTCAGGTTTTTCTAAATTTTCATGGTGTGTTTTGTATTATTAAGTTGATTGGGGCAAACTTTATCCACAAATTGTTCTTCTGATAGTTGATTGCCTTTGTGCATACGGAGCGTCTTCTTGCGTTCCAATGGTCAAAATATTGTGACTATACAGCAGGTAACACATACTTATCTCCCTAAATCTGATCTCTGTCGTGTATTTTTAGACATCTCTTAATAACCACATAGCTTGACATCAACCGCCTGTGTTCTACAATTGAGGTGTATACTAAATAATTTCCAACTAAATTGGTGGATGATTTGATTTTACTGAAAAGAAGCCTTTTTCCCCTGTCATTGTTATGGTTCTTGACCTTGTTACGTTGCATGACAGGATGTATGCCTTCACGGTCCTGTTCTTTCAGAAATAGTGTCTTGACCTTGTAAATATTAAGCCTACGACGGATGAACATAATTTATGTATTTGTAGGGACGGTTTTGATAAGAAATCTTTGTTGACATCGACATGATCTTATGCAGTTAATTATTAGCACACACGAAATGGAATTCCAAaaatactctctctctctctctctcgcccccTCCCTCCCCCCCTCCCCCCGCTCCCTCTATCTCCCGACAAGACAATATTAGTATGTCATCTTAATTAGTCTACTCAGAGAACTACTTAGTGAACGGATCTGTTTCCTTATGCATGGCACATGTCAGCTCGACTAACAACCTCGTCGTTTTCCAAATTTTCTATATACATTCGTAAGCATACTACATAACTTATCCACGAAACCAAAGATCAACCAAATTTAAATAGTTTTCTCGCTATGTTATGCTATGAACATGCGTCTTGCTGCCCCCTTCACGAAAGTCTGTAGTTGCAACTTGCTGGACCAGATATCGCCATTTAAAGCTAAAAAATAACTTAATTTTTCATTTCATCATTTGACATCTTTACAACCAGAAAAGATATTTAATTGTCAGTGgttcttctgagatgtttgacAATCAGTTTATTCCATTTTTACTGTTTACCTAAAAGTAAGTCCTCCACATCTCATACACTTCTTGTTCATGGTTACTTAATTGTAAAAAATAACTGATTATAGAAATTAGTTTTATGTTTCCCTACAAGAAGCATTTATCTAGATTGACACAGGGAAAGGCAAATTTTTGATGATACAAACACACTTCTCATAACACTGATGCACCTGCAAAATTTTACAGATGAACATTATCTGTTTTCTATATTCTAGTATAATTGTATAATACATAACATATTTCAGAAGTACTGTTGTAGTGCTGTAGCCATTAAACTGTTTACTTGTGTTTAATATACAACTCATGAAACAAACTATATGAAGAAATAACACTAGGATTGCACCTGTAAACTGCGAAAACCTTCTTTACATTGGAAGCATATTTTAATTTCGAGAAGCTAATTAGTTGTGAAGAGGGTTTGGTCCGCCTGGAACAGTCCGCTTTGACATGCCATAAATATTTTCAGTTCCCTGACCGTCGATGGCTGCCACTGGAGCTTCTGCAAGAAAACGGAATGGAAATGATAAATGCTTAATTCCCATCTCTGTTATTTCGGTTGTACTTCTGTGGATATCACGGCAGGTAGAGAGTTGAGTAAAGGCAAGTATGATCATGATGAACATAATTAAGACCCTGGCATACTGATTTCCCATAGTTGCTATATGATGCAAGGTAGCTGGAAAACAAAAATTAAGCAGATGAAGCAAATTAATATTGAGTTTGCTCTAATGCAAGCTGTGAAGTCTTTAATATGGTTAGGTAATCCGGGTCCATCAAGATCCTATTAATAGAAAATTTACGATAATATGAAATGTCTAGACTGTCCTCATATTTTCCGTTTATTGAAAAGCTGTTGTGCCTAAAATGGCCTGATAACAGTGTCTCTTAAAGATTAATCCGCTGAATCCACCTCATCTTTGCTGTTTATGTTGGTGGTAGCTCATCTTTGCTGCAGCTCATTACTGAAATTTATTGTTCTAACAGTCAGAGTATGGCAAGATCTCATATATCATTATCGCAAAATACTCGTTAATAATCAGCTACATGTGCTTTCCTGTCTACTATAAATTTATCATAACGGCTAATGTGATAAATTTACATGATGACTTGAGAGGTTTTCTAGGTCATTTTGTATGTGAATGTGTGATCATGTGAACAACCCTTTCTTGGAGGGGGGCTTAGATAGTTGACTTGCACTTATTTGGGCAAATCTAATCTAATTAATCAACATGCTGGTCATGTATGTACATAGTACTAAAGTAGTTTGGTTACGGTTAGAGACACGTGCCTCCGGACATAGTTGACAAAAGGGGACCATGATTATCCGACTGTTCTTACATTTGGAGTTTAAGTTTGATACATACTGGGAGTTCAGACAGATGTAAAAGGCTGTCCCTTAGTTGATAGACTTACCTCTTGATTTCAGATAATACACTCAAGCATAGTGCCCGAGAGCGTTCTAACCGGTCATACCTGCGTTGTCTTTGACAAGGTTTGAGGCCCCGACATCCCGTAAAGGGGATGAGGGTTATACCACTACACCAAGAGGTGTGGGGTAACTAGTCGGTCTGTTATTATGGGAAAAAGCACAAGTTATTTTTTTCATTCGAAAAGTCTAATTGACTGTAAACGTATATTTACATGTGAAATTTATGTCATTGAGCTCCTTGTTGAAACTTCAACCTGATCATTTTGTTACACTGTAAAAGGAATTGGAGTCTTGGTGTTAACGTGTACTCAATGTTATTTGAAATAATTGGCATATAAACAAGATTAGGTGCAACATTAAAACTTATGGGCCAAGCACAACTGCACTAGGTGTCTCAAAATGCATCACTTGTTTATTTACAAGTCAAACTTCTGCAAACTTGCATTTAAAATCAGTTCATACCAATACATTTTCTTTTAAATATGACAGCTAAACCATAAACAATAAACGTGGATTCAAATAAAAAGCTAAGATTGTGCATGGTAATTGATTATTCGAATGGCATCGATGTGCTTCAAACCCATCTCGGAGCTGTTTTCCTGGAAAGTGCAGGAGGTCCCTGTAATCCACTGAAGTCGCAAAATTTGCTTGCCAGTGCAACAAGTGTGGTCTTTTCCCTGTTTGAGTTATGATGACCAAGTCACTACTTGGAGCTTAAATTTTAAGACTTGGTTCAGTTACATCTTTAAACGTGGCTTATCTTCTTCCTCCTAATTATGGCTCCATTATAAGTAGTCAACATATGCTTTTCGTTGAAACTGAAATGATTTTGAAGGACATGGATTTTACTATTGTTAGGTTTGAATTTCTACAATTTTGATCTAAATAGAAATCGCGCAGCTCCACATTCAACAGGGTTGATGCTATTTATCGCTATTGCCTTGAGCTTATGTTTCAAATTCCCACAAGCTAAAGAATTTTTTTGGATCCTTCTTGAAAATTAGTATATAAAGATGATAATATCTCAATATTGAAAGTTAGTAATTGTGCAACTTCAGTTCCTGTGTTAGAGAGAAGAATCTTGTTTCCTGGAGTAAATAGCACACTAAACCACAACTTGAAGATGTCCTTGTGAAGTTTACATAGGTGTAGAATAGTTAGAGTATGGCTTTGTTGATGGTGTTTTAGCTTTAGATTATCAAAGTAGTCATCGACAATAATATTGATAATAGTGGTTAAAATCACAAGAATTGTAGTGGAAATTAGAAGTATACTCTTGGGCCTTGAGGAAGAGCAATGAAAATTATTAAACTACACTTAACGATTCTGGAGAGAAATATTCTGACTTCTACATCCGAGTTATTGTAGCCTGATAGAAATTTCTTGGATAAATTTCAATTTTCTTACAGGAGAGTGTCAGATTTAGCCATGCACTAAT
Encoded here:
- the LOC141667967 gene encoding transcription initiation factor IIE subunit beta-like yields the protein MALKESLDKFKKQQEMCQTTLSSIKANSKPTPRVTPYNPANAKSAAPAVKFSSDTERLTHINSIRKAPVGAQIKRVINLLLETRQAFTAEQINEACYVDVKSNKAVFDSLSNNLKVYYDGRRFSYKSKHDLKDKSQLLKLIRKFPEGIAVIDLKDAYPSVMDDLQALKAAGEIWLLSNFDSQEDIAYPNDPRVPIKVDDDLKQLFRGIELPRDMIDIEKDLQKNGMKPATNTAKRRAQAQVHGISNKPKQKKKKHEISKRTKLTNSHLPELFKNLS